From a region of the Pontibacillus yanchengensis genome:
- a CDS encoding NAD-dependent epimerase/dehydratase family protein, which translates to MLTVQEVENAMATPTKALIDDLAQLDGDILILGVGGKMGPSLAKLAQKAVVQGGLGKKVYGVSRFSSGSLQQELEAAGIETIAADLLKDEDLLSLPNVKNIIYMAGNKFGTTGNEHFTWAMNAFLPGRVAEKFANSRIVVFSTGNVYPLTSVRTGGAKETDAVGPVGEYAQSCLGRERVFTHFSHKNKTPMLLFRLNYAIDMRYGVLLEIAKKVNQNEPIDLSMGHANVIWQGDANRMALQSLLHCNTPPSMLNITGPETVSIKRLAEQFGELFQQEPVFVGEEQDTALLSNAAEAFRLFGYPYVSLQEMIEWTATWVINDGETINKPTHFQERKGAY; encoded by the coding sequence TCAAGAGGTGGAAAACGCGATGGCAACACCGACGAAAGCGTTGATCGATGACTTAGCTCAACTCGATGGCGATATTCTGATTTTAGGAGTAGGTGGCAAAATGGGGCCTAGTCTCGCCAAGCTTGCTCAAAAAGCTGTCGTTCAAGGGGGGCTTGGCAAAAAGGTGTATGGGGTGTCTCGTTTTTCATCTGGAAGTCTGCAGCAGGAACTTGAGGCTGCCGGAATTGAAACGATCGCAGCTGACCTGCTGAAAGATGAAGATCTCCTAAGCTTACCGAATGTGAAAAACATCATCTATATGGCTGGCAATAAGTTTGGCACAACGGGAAATGAGCACTTCACCTGGGCGATGAACGCCTTTCTACCAGGACGTGTAGCAGAGAAATTTGCGAATTCACGTATTGTCGTTTTTTCAACCGGAAATGTCTATCCTCTTACATCAGTTCGAACTGGTGGTGCCAAAGAAACGGATGCTGTTGGACCTGTTGGCGAATATGCTCAGTCCTGCCTTGGTCGCGAGCGTGTGTTCACCCACTTTTCCCACAAAAATAAGACACCGATGCTCCTGTTCCGCTTAAACTATGCGATTGATATGCGGTATGGTGTGTTATTGGAAATTGCCAAGAAGGTAAATCAAAACGAGCCCATCGACCTTAGCATGGGGCACGCGAACGTTATTTGGCAAGGGGATGCGAATCGAATGGCGCTTCAATCGCTGCTTCATTGCAACACTCCTCCAAGCATGCTAAACATTACTGGTCCTGAGACGGTGTCGATTAAACGCTTGGCTGAGCAATTTGGTGAGTTGTTCCAGCAGGAGCCTGTTTTTGTAGGAGAAGAACAAGATACAGCGCTCCTCTCTAACGCTGCAGAAGCGTTCCGTCTATTCGGCTATCCGTACGTCTCGCTTCAAGAAATGATCGAATGGACCGCTACATGGGTCATCAATGACGGTGAAACGATCAATAAACCAACCCACTTTCAAGAACGAAAGGGTGCGTATTAA